The Pseudomonas protegens genome contains the following window.
TAGTGATGTATCTGTTGTTGGGCGCAGCCCTGGGCACTGTGGGCGGTTTGTTCGGCATCGGTGGCGGTTTGATCGCCATTCCGGTGCTGGGGGTCATGTTCGGCCTGGATCAGCAGATTGCCCAAGGCACGGCGCTGGTGATGGTGGTGCCCAACGTGATGCTGGCGTTGTGGCGTTATCACCAGCGCAACCGCATCGAATTGCGCCACGCCCTGCCGCTGGCGCTGATGGGCTTCTGTTTCGCCTGGCTCGGCTCGATCTGGGCGGTGGGCATCGACGCGCAGAAGATGCGTATCGGCTTTGTCGCCTTTCTCCTGGTGCTGTCGGCCTACAACCTGCTGCGCATGTTCATGAGCAGCGCGCCGGCCAGCACGCAGATGCGTTATGCCTGGCCGTGGCTGGGGGTTCTGGGCGCCGCTTCCGGGGCCATGGGCGGGTTGTTCGGCGTCGGCGGCGCGGTAGTGGCCACGCCAGTATTGACCAGTGTCTTCGGCACCACCCAGGTGGTGGCGCAAGGCCTGTCCCTGGCCCTGGCGCTGCCGAGCACCGGGGTGACCCTGGTGACTTACGGCGTGCATCAGCAGGTGGACTGGATGATCGGCCTGCCGTTGGCGGTTGGCGGTCTGTTGAGCATCAGTTGGGGGGTGAAGGTGGCCCACGCCTTGCCCGAGCGCCTGTTGCGCGGGTTGTTCTGCGGTTTTCTGGTGGTCTGTGCAGTGATGCTGGCCTTTAAAGTGTGAAGCCCTCGACGATGTGCTCTGCCAGGCACTCGGTGATCGGCGAAGGCTTGCTGAGGTTGCGCACCAGCATGATGCTGGCTTCCGGCAATTGCGGCAGCCCCTGTGCCTCGCCGAGGATGCGCATGTCCGGGGTGATCAGGCTTTCCAGTTGGGCGGTGACCGCCAGCCCGGCGCTGACCACCGCCATGATCGCCGACAGGCTGGAACTGTTGTAGGCAATGCGGTAGTCGAGGCCCGCAGCGTCAAGAGCGTTGCAGGCCCAGAGCCGGCAGAAGCAGTCGCTGTTGAACATTGCCAGGGGCAAAGGGGTTTGCTCGTGGGGATTGAAGCCCTGGGCCACGGCCCAGACGAAGCGCTCCTTGCGCAGCAGTTGGCCGATCTCGCTGCCCGGCTCGCGGGTGACGATGGACAAGTCCAGGTCCTGGCGTTGCAGCAGCTGTTTGCTTGATTCGCAATGCACCTCGATCTGGATCAGCGGGTAGCTCTGGGCAAAGCGCGACAGAATCCCCGGCAGAAAGCGCATCACATAGTCATCCGGGGTGCCGATGCGCACCAGGCCCACCATATGCGGCTCGCGCAGGGTGTTGAACACCTCGCTGTGCAGTTTCAGGATGCGTCGGGCGTAGCCCAGCAGCACCTGGCCCTCGGCGGTGAGCTTGACCTGGCGCCCGTCGCGCTGGAACAGCTGGCGCTGCAGCACGTCTTCCTCCAGGCGCTTCATCTGCATGCTCACCGCGGATTGAGTGCGATTGACCCGCTCGCCGGCCCGGGTAAAACCGCCTTCATCGGCGATGGCGACGAAGGTGCGCAGAACGTCGGTGTCGATGCTGGGGAACTGGGACATTGCATCAAATCCTGAGATGGATGGCATAAGAAACATTCGTTGGATTGATCTTAAGCCCGAGCAGACACTGGCGTCATCCCCACTGGAGGGCAAGATGATGAAAGGTCAAAAGGGTTATGTGCTGGTCCACAAACTGTCATTTCAGGCGCTGTCATTGAGCGGTTTATGGCGCAGGGTCATGCGCTGGCATGAGCTTGGACGCGAGCGCCGGATGCTCGCCGGGCTGAGCGATGCGGCGTTGAAGGACCTGGGCCTGACGCGGGCCGATGTCGAGCATGAGCGGGTCCGCCCGTTCTGGGACGATCCGATGCATAAATAAGCGCAAGCGTGCTACCCAAGCCGTTTCC
Protein-coding sequences here:
- a CDS encoding LysR substrate-binding domain-containing protein, with amino-acid sequence MSQFPSIDTDVLRTFVAIADEGGFTRAGERVNRTQSAVSMQMKRLEEDVLQRQLFQRDGRQVKLTAEGQVLLGYARRILKLHSEVFNTLREPHMVGLVRIGTPDDYVMRFLPGILSRFAQSYPLIQIEVHCESSKQLLQRQDLDLSIVTREPGSEIGQLLRKERFVWAVAQGFNPHEQTPLPLAMFNSDCFCRLWACNALDAAGLDYRIAYNSSSLSAIMAVVSAGLAVTAQLESLITPDMRILGEAQGLPQLPEASIMLVRNLSKPSPITECLAEHIVEGFTL
- a CDS encoding DUF1127 domain-containing protein; its protein translation is MKGQKGYVLVHKLSFQALSLSGLWRRVMRWHELGRERRMLAGLSDAALKDLGLTRADVEHERVRPFWDDPMHK
- a CDS encoding sulfite exporter TauE/SafE family protein, which encodes MIELVMYLLLGAALGTVGGLFGIGGGLIAIPVLGVMFGLDQQIAQGTALVMVVPNVMLALWRYHQRNRIELRHALPLALMGFCFAWLGSIWAVGIDAQKMRIGFVAFLLVLSAYNLLRMFMSSAPASTQMRYAWPWLGVLGAASGAMGGLFGVGGAVVATPVLTSVFGTTQVVAQGLSLALALPSTGVTLVTYGVHQQVDWMIGLPLAVGGLLSISWGVKVAHALPERLLRGLFCGFLVVCAVMLAFKV